The following proteins are co-located in the Purpureocillium takamizusanense chromosome 10, complete sequence genome:
- a CDS encoding uncharacterized protein (COG:L~EggNog:ENOG503PCTS), with protein MQARRKPHKVKQACDACHARKVRCDGTRPCAGCDALSLACTYLAVPKKTGPKGGRRVARAQAVLRSATERRPYAVPLGSGAVAAAVAAADDDGAEVSRLMSRGPGATPTTTRTTTISPPRSNRHASTFQPSTEVSRGVMKRCMNAFFTHKYPITPILDRKLIDEALARPALAADEYALIMACCAVIVLSPEIIVQGVAESPWSSPSPPPSSSTSSASSSSTASPPPPPPISSSSVYGMPAALPSADHFLAEVSRARLSCSHVSNPSLIDVQTSFFLFAAHFCMGRGNPAWFHLREAMTILQVLRLHEESTYETMTDPSLAVFSRRVFWVLFVTERAYALQRHRPLTLHTTIALPALDDDGPDCQILPGLLDLIALFQNFDSDFVSVWNLSGTVAAASSSYLARLQRVLAFALPRVADRVSMQQADLLISQQWLKVIVWQLCVTKTLLSNSSPEDSMSLRYPVIIARDVVGIAHSLPSQALEANGVGILEKVFDVACSLADVIALQPALVTAGGGMEVSPGEHLMELVRIVGTVLGGSSRHLRLLNDKVRDCLTPGVPSDGRLLASHDAESENTDYGHGFSTRRCVTET; from the coding sequence ATGCAAGCACGCCGCAAGCCCCACAAGGTTAAGCAGGCCTGTGACGCCTGCCACGCGCGCAAGGTCCGCTGCGACGGGACCCGTCCCTGCGCCGGCTGCGACGCcctctcgctcgcctgcACCTACCTCGCCGTCCCCAAGAAGACGGGGCCcaagggcggccgccgtgtcgcgcgcgcgcaggcggtattgcggtcggcgacggagcgaCGCCCGTACGCGGTGCCGCTCGGTAgtggcgccgttgccgccgccgtcgccgccgccgacgatgacggcgcagAGGTTTCGAGGCTGATGAGCCGCGGCCCTGGTGCtacaccgacgacgacgaggactaCGACGATTTCGCCTCCGAGGTCGAATCGTCACGCGTCGACGTTTCAACCTTCGACAGAGGTATCGCGAGGCGTCATGAAGAGGTGCATGAATGCCTTCTTCACGCACAAATACCCCATCACGCCGATCCTGGATCGAAAactcatcgacgaggcgctggctCGGCCGGCTCTGGCAGCCGACGAGTACGCTCTCATCatggcctgctgcgccgtcaTTGTCCTGTCACCCGAGATCATCGTGCAAGGCGTGGCCGAGTCTCCTtggtcgtcgccatcgccaccaccatcgtcgtctaCTTcatccgcgtcgtcgtcctcgacagcgtcgccgccaccgccgccgccaatcTCATCTAGTTCTGTCTATGGCATGCCAGCGGCTCTCCCCAGCGCAGACCACTTCCTCGCCGAAGTATCTCGAGCTCGTCTATCCTGCAGCCACGTCTCGAACCCTTCCCTCATAGACGTCCAGAcgtccttcttcctcttcgcaGCCCATTTCTGCATGGGAAGAGGCAACCCTGCGTGGTTTCACCTCCGGGAAGCCATGACGATTCTGCAGGTTCTCCGGCTCCATGAGGAGTCCACGTACGAGACCATGACGGACCCGTCGCTGGCCGTGTTTTCGAGGAGGGTATTCTGGGTGCTCTTCGTCACGGAGCGAGCGTatgcgctgcagcgccacCGACCACTGACTCTCCACACGACCATCGCATtgcccgccctcgacgacgacggcccggACTGTCAAATCCTGCCGGGCCTTCTCGACCTCATCGCCTTGTTCCAGAACTTCGATAGCGACTTCGTCTCCGTGTGGAATCTTTCCGGGACTGTcgcggccgcatcgtcctcgtATCTCGCGCGCCTACAGCGTGTTCTCGCCTTTGCCCTGCCGCGCGTGGCCGACCGCGTGTCCATGCAGCAGGCCGACCTCCTCATCTCGCAGCAGTGGCTCAAGGTCATTGTCTGGCAGCTCTGTGTCACCAAGACTCTCCTTTCCAACTCGTCCCCCGAAGACAGCATGTCGCTGCGCTAtcccgtcatcatcgcgcGCGATGTCGTGGGCATCGCCCACAGCCTTCCctcgcaggccctcgaggccaacggcGTTGGCATCTTGGAAAAGGTGTTTGACGTTGCCTGCTCCCTTGCCGATGTCATCGCACTCCAGCCGGCTCTCGTcaccgcgggcggcggcatggagGTCAGTCCAGGGGAGCACCTCATGGAGCTGGTCCGGATTGTCGGCACGGTGCTAGGTGGCAGCTCGAGGCATCTGCGGCTACTGAATGACAAGGTGAGGGATTGCCTCACACCAGGAGTCCCAAGTGATGGGCGGCTACTAGCATCGCACGATGCGGAGTCGGAAAACACCGACTACGGACATGGCTTCTCGACCCGACGCTGCGTCACCGAGACATGA